TAAAAATCGTTTCGCAAAAGGCTCTTGGGCTGGACAAGAAAATCAGGTATCTTGCGATGAAAAGCATACGGACTAAAATAAGCTCCTTTCTGTTGGAGCAGCATAAACTGTCTGGAAGCAACAGGTTCATGATTTCATACAACAGGGAGGAATTGGCCGATTATCTGAACGTTTCCAGGCCTTCGTTGTCGAGGGAAATGATTAAAATGAGGGATGAGGGGATAATTGATTTTTACAAGGCGACATTTCAAATAATGGATATCGAGACTATAAAAATGAATATTTGAATTTATTTAGAATAAAAAGCGACTAATCAGGTGAATATTTCACCTGATTAGTCGCTTTTTATTGTTTCTCTCGTAACATAGGATACGGAAATAAGATCGATCGGATGTTACAATGACACAGAATCACGCGGAAACGCAAACGAAAATAATTGAAGAGGTGAAAAAATGGACAATAAATATTTTAATTTGAGTGATACATTGTTTGATGTTACAGAAAAGCATGAGGAGGCAATCGATTTGCTTGTTTCCATAGGCTTTGAAAACATAAAAGATGAAAAGCAAAGAAATACAATTGGAAAATCAATCACATTGGAAGCGGCACTGAAGATGAAAAAGATAAACGCGAAAATTTTCGAAAACCAGTTGGTGGATATCATTGAAACCGGCAAAAATAGTCAAGATGAGGTATTGGAGTCAAACGGAGCTTCGAAAGATGCCGATGTCAGAATTGAGGGTGTATTGCCTTGTCCCGTAAGGGTTCCGCTTATGGAGGCATTTCAAGAGTGGATGAAAGAAAACGATGATAAAATAAATGCCACCGTAGGATATGAATTGAAGGCCGCCTCAATGGGCGTCGATTGGCTCAAGAAATCTTTGGAAAATGCCGATTCCGACGATGTGCTGGCAGACATCTTCATATCGGCAGGTTTTGACCTTTTCTTCGATAAGGACCTTATCGGCAAGTACAAGGCTGAAAATGTATTTGAAGACATTACCGGTAATGAGAATTACAATAAGGATTTCAATAATGAAAGTATAAGCTTGAAGGATCCTGACAGACAGTATTCAATGATAGGGGTAGTGCCGGCTGTATTTCTTATAAACACGGAAGAGCTGGGCGGCAGAAAAATGCCTTCAAGCTGGGAAGAAATATTGGGGGAGGAATTCGAAAACAAGGTTAGCCTGCCTATAGGGGATTTTGATTTGTTTAATGCCATATTGCTGAATATAAATAACAGATACGGAGAAGAAGGTGTAAAAAAGCTGGGCAGAAGCCTTTTGAGAAGCATGCATCCTTCGGAGATGGTAAAGTCGCACATAAAGAAATCGGAAAAGCCCATTGTTACAATAATGCCTTACTTCTTTACCAAGATGACTAAAAACGGGGGGCCGATGAAAGCCGTATGGCCCAAAGACGGCGCCATAATCAGTCCGATATTCATGCTTAGCAAAAGAAATAAAAAAGAAAAACTGCAACCATTTGTGGATTTTTTCTCTTCAAAAGAGGTTGGGGATATATTGTCGCACAATGGAAGATTCCCAAGCGTGAATCCGGAGGTTGATAATATGATTTCAAATGAGAATAAATACATGTGGTTGGGATGGGAGTACATCAAGAACAA
This portion of the Peptostreptococcaceae bacterium genome encodes:
- a CDS encoding ABC transporter substrate-binding protein — encoded protein: MDNKYFNLSDTLFDVTEKHEEAIDLLVSIGFENIKDEKQRNTIGKSITLEAALKMKKINAKIFENQLVDIIETGKNSQDEVLESNGASKDADVRIEGVLPCPVRVPLMEAFQEWMKENDDKINATVGYELKAASMGVDWLKKSLENADSDDVLADIFISAGFDLFFDKDLIGKYKAENVFEDITGNENYNKDFNNESISLKDPDRQYSMIGVVPAVFLINTEELGGRKMPSSWEEILGEEFENKVSLPIGDFDLFNAILLNINNRYGEEGVKKLGRSLLRSMHPSEMVKSHIKKSEKPIVTIMPYFFTKMTKNGGPMKAVWPKDGAIISPIFMLSKRNKKEKLQPFVDFFSSKEVGDILSHNGRFPSVNPEVDNMISNENKYMWLGWEYIKNNDIGRMLVKCERLFSEAVNEVKS